In Melitaea cinxia chromosome Z, ilMelCinx1.1, whole genome shotgun sequence, a single window of DNA contains:
- the LOC123668358 gene encoding ER degradation-enhancing alpha-mannosidase-like protein 3 codes for MEIIPCYSILLVFIFAIIYVRTDEEAPSYMSKAERISLREEARQMFYHAYDAYMDNAYPADELMPLSCKGRWRGVTPSRGDMDDVLGNFSLTLVDSLDTLVVMGDFSEFSRAIKLVIKDVTFDHDIIVSVFETNIRMLGGLLSAHVLATALKSEVPALEWYDGELLAMAEDLGRRLLPAFNTSTGIPHGRINLRNGMRGLSESRETCTACAGTMILEMAALSRLTGNPVYEQKAHKAMDRLWKIRHRTSDLMGTVINIHNGDWVRKDSGVGAGIDSYYEYCLKAYILLGDEKYLSRFIRHYNAVMKYISRGPIMLAVHMHRPHLQSRNFMDALLAFWPGLQVLLGDVRPAVETHEMLYQVMQRHTFIPEAFTSDFQVHWGQHPLRPEFLESTYFLHRATGDDHYLQVGKTVLRALQTHTKVPCGYAAVNDVRTRLHEDRMDSFVIAETFKYLYMLFGEDKDLPVKLEDYVLTTEAHFLPLSLATDGKNGSYLTIKIDDEDEDKYKRTCPNTASLVAEKVRQPMRQMLGSKAARPPARLRPLNDPRQIHALSDMGISVLTLPDGRVQLLYTVNTAKSAKDAAEGLTFMREMSKFNSLSDTENGVMAAGVKINDKIFPAGPGHFGKDLTGPALYSGKPVFVTPVDACATIENSKEVAGKFAIAKRGECTFAQKVRFMQEAGAKFAIIMDNVKDSSHETTALFAMSGDGKDDIEIPAVFLFSREAMYLTDALNQDPELIVTVGDLRSLKQQFEGGCDNGNCEPVTDAPTLPSDRESFDHLKKVLSQLVAQFELSLSSEDSAQKTCSEEPQDLFVSKDNEFVNEDVHSSKVCTNDCDEEEQISETNDAYTAQPAQNKFGDI; via the exons GGAGGAGGCACGTCAGATGTTTTACCATGCATATGATGCTTATATGGACAATGCGTATCCAGCTGATGAATTAATGCCTCTCAGTTGCAAAGGACGATGGAGGGGAGTTACACCTAGTCGAGGGGATATGGATGATGTACTGGGAAA tttttctCTTACACTAGTGGACAGCTTAGACACGTTGGTCGTAATGGGCGACTTCTCGGAGTTTAGCCGAGCCATCAAGCTGGTGATCAAAGACGTCACGTTTGATCACGATATCATCGTTTCCGTGTTCGAGACGAACATTCGCATGCTTGG aGGATTACTGTCGGCTCACGTTCTTGCTACTGCTTTGAAGAGCGAAGTTCCTGCCCTAGAATGGTACGACGGTGAACTATTAGCTATGGCCGAGGACCTTGGCAGAAGATTATTACCAGCGTTCAATACTTCCACTGGAATACCACATGGAAGG ATAAATCTTCGTAACGGTATGCGCGGCCTGTCCGAGTCTCGTGAGACGTGCACTGCCTGCGCTGGTACCATGATACTGGAAATGGCAGCATTGTCTCGTCTTACGGGAAATCCCGTATACGAACAAAAGGCCCACAAAGCTATGGATCGCCTTTGGAAAATACGACACAG GACTTCCGATTTAATGGGCACAGTTATAAATATTCACAATGGAGACTGGGTGAGGAAGGACTCTGGTGTGGGAGCGGGTATCGATTCGTACTACGAATACTGCCTTAAAGCTTACATACTACTCGGAGATGAGAAATATTTGTCCAGGTTCATTAGACACTACAACGCCGTCATGAAGTACATAAGTAGAGGTCCTATCATGCTAGCTGTACACATGCATAg ACCGCATCTACAATCACGTAATTTCATGGACGCCCTTCTCGCCTTCTGGCCCGGTTTGCAAGTTTTATTGGGAGATGTTCGTCCCGCTGTCGAAACTCATGAAATGTTGTATCAAGTAATGCAGCGTCATACGTTCATACCGGAGGCGTTTACTTCGGACTTCCAG GTCCACTGGGGTCAACATCCGCTCCGCCCAGAGTTTCTAGAATCAACTTACTTCCTCCACCGTGCGACTGGCGACGATCATTACCTTCAAGTCGGTAAAACAGTACTACGGGCTCTTCAAACTCATACTAAAGTGCCCTGCGGTTATGCGGCTGTGAACGATGTAAGGACTAGACTGCACGAAGACAGGATGGATTCATTCGTAATTGCTGAAACATTCAAGTACTTATACATGTTGTTTGGGGAAGATAAAGACTTGCCAGTAAAGTTAGAAGACTACGTATTGACAACTGAAGCCCATTTTTTGCCGCTGTCCCTCGCGACTGACGGAAAAAACGGTTCCTATTTGACTATTAAGATAGACGATGAAGATgaagataaatataaaag AACGTGCCCAAACACAGCGTCCCTCGTAGCTGAGAAGGTTCGCCAGCCGATGAGACAGATGCTGGGTTCGAAGGCAGCGAGACCGCCAGCAAGGTTGCGACCTCTGAACGACCCGCGACAAATACACGCACTGTCAGATATGGGCATATCAGTACTCACTTTACCTGATGGCAGGGTGCAGTTGTTGTATACTGTTAACACG GCAAAATCAGCAAAGGATGCGGCAGAAGGTCTAACTTTTATGCGTGAGATGTCTAAATTTAATTCACTCAGCGATACAGAAAATGGAGTAATGGCTGCCGGTGTTAAGATTAACGATAAAATATTCCCAGCTGGGCCTGGTCATTTTGGCAAAGACCTTACTGGACCCGCTTTGTATTCAGGCAAACCAGTTTTCGTAACACCAGTAGACGCTTGTGCGACCATTGAAAATAGCAAAGAAGTAGCTGGAAAATTCGCAATAGCGAAGCGAGGTGAATGCACATTTGCTCAAAAAGTTCGATTCATGCAAGAAGCTGGAGCAAAGTTTGCCATAATTATGGACAACGTTAAAGATTCCTCGCATGAAACGACCGCGCTTTTTGCCATGTCCGGCGATGGCAAGGACGATATTGAAATACCCGCAGTTTTCCTTTTCTCACGAGAAGCAATGTACTTAACGGATGCCCTAAATCAGGATCCCGAACTTATCGTAACCGTTGGTGATCTAAGATCTCTTAAACAGCAGTTCGAAGGCGGTTGCGATAACGGAAACTGTGAACCTGTAACCGATGCTCCTACCTTACCTAGTGATAGAGAATCATTCGACCACCTCAAAAAAGTACTTAGCCAACTTGTTGCCCAATTCGAATTATCATTATCGAGCGAAGACAGTGCTCAAAAAACATGCAGTGAGGAACCCCAAGATTTGTTTGTGTCTAAAGATAATGAATTTGTAAATGAAGATGTTCATAGTAGTAAAGTTTGTACAAATGACTGTGATGAAGAAGAGCAAATCAGTGAAACTAACGATGCATACACAGCCCAGCCCGCTCAAAATAAATTTGGAGATATCTGA